A region of the Pseudarthrobacter sp. MM222 genome:
GCCTCCTGGTTGGGCACTATCCGGTCCACCGCTGTGTTCGCGAACACAGCGGCATCATCGAGGGAGCCGGCGGCCGGATCCCATTGGGCCGCCACTTCGTCCCGAAGGATGTCCGTGGCGTTGATGGCGTTTTCACATGCCATCACCTGCAGCGGCGCCAGCCCCGTAGCCCGCGCCGCGATTCCCCTGGCGATCACCGGGGCCACGAACTTCAGGATGTGCGGACCCACCGCCGTGGTGACGATGTCCGCCGTCGCGATCTCCGCGATGACGTCCGCTTCCTGGCTACTGGAGTTCAGCGCGCGGTAGTTCGTGACGGTGCGGACGGTGGGGTCCTCCCCCACCTCGTGGACCTGGTAGCTGTCCGCGGCGGCCAGCTGGGTGATCAGGGCATCCGCGACGTCCGCGAACACCACCTCGTACCCCGCCTCGTGCAGCAGCAGGCCAACGAATCCGCGCCCGATGTTTCCGGCTCCGAAATGAACAGCCTTCACTATGAGTTGACCTTTCCGAACAGGTCCAGCACTTCATCGACAGTCGTGGCGGCCTCAAGCTGCGCCACCTGCGCCTTATTGGTGAAGACCTTCGCGATCGAGGAGAGGATGTGGAGGTGTTCGTTGTTGATGCCGGCGACGCCGACGACGAACTTCACTTCCTTGCCGTTCCAGTCGATGCCGTCGGGGTAGCGGACCACGGAGACCGCGGACTTCAGAATGTGGTCCTTGGCGGCGTTGGTACCGTGCGGGATGGCGAGGTAGCTGCCCATGTAGGTGGACACGGACTCCTCTCGCTCGTGCATGGCGTCAATGTAGCCGGAGTCGACGGCGCCGCGCTCCAGCAGCAGCCGGCCCGCCTCGTCAATCGCGGCGTCCCGCGTGGTTGCCGTGCCGTTGAGGACAACGCTGTCGGCCACCAGGATGCCTGCAGGGCCGGCCCCGGCTTCCGCGCCGGTATCCGCCGCCGGGGCTGTACCGGTGTCCGTTGCGGGGGTTTCCGCAAGGTGCGTGCCCTGGCCCGCGCCCGCCGGCTCGGCGTTGCTGCTCCGAACCAGTTCCACGATCTCGTCGTACCGCGGGCTGTTCATGAAGTTGTCCACCGACACATGGACGGCGCTGGCCGTGGCGGGCTTTGCCCGTTCGGTCAGGTCCTGGTGCGTGATGACGACGTCGTACGTGTCGTCGAGGTTGGCGATCGCGGAATTTGTGACCTTGACGTCCGGGTAGCCGGCCGCCTTGATCTTGTTCCGGAGCACCGAGGCGCCCATCGCGCTGGAGCCCATGCCTGCGTCGCAGGCGAAGACGATGTTCTTGACCGGGCCGGCCAGCACCGCGGTGGTTGCACCACCGGCGCCCGCGCCCGTCAGGGCGGAGGAGATGGAACTCTTCTTGCCTTTCATCTCTTCCATGCGGGAAGTGGCCGCGTTCAGGCTGTCCTCCTCGGTGTCACCCACCGGGGTCTTGCTGGACTTCAGGATTACTGAGGCGATCAGGAAGGAGACAGCGGCAGCCAGTACCACCGCAAGGATCACGCCTAGGTAGCTGTCACGGGAAGTCTGGGCGAGCACCGCGAAGATGGACCCTGGTGCGGCCGGCGCCACGAGGCCGGCGTTCGTGATGGACAGTGTTGCGATACCCGTCATGCCGCCACCGATCGCGGCGAGGATCAGGATCGGCTTCATCAGCACGTAGGGGAAGTAAATCTCGTGGATGCCGCCGAAGAACTGGATAATCGCTGCGCCCGGCGCCGACGCCTTGGCAGCGCCGCGGCCGAAGAACATGTAGGCGAGCAGGATGCCGATTCCGGGGCCGGGGTTGGCCTCCAGCAGGAACAGGATGGACTTGCCCTGCTCCAGGGACTGCTGGATGCCGAGCGGGGTCAGCACGCCGTGGTTGATGGCGTTGTTCAGGAACAGCACCTTGGCGGGCTCAATGAAAATGCTGGTCAGCGGCAGGAGTCCGTTATTGACCAGGAACTGGACCACGTTTCCTGCTCCCGTGCTGAAAGCCGTGACCAGCGGGGAAATTCCGTAGAACCCGAGCATGGCCAGCAGGGCGCCCCAGATGCCTGCGGAGAAGTTGTTCACCAGCATTTCAAAGCCGGGGCGGATTTTCCCGTCCCAGATGGCGTCGATCTTCTTCATGGTCCAGCCGCCGAGGGGGCCCATAATCATGGCACCGATGAACATCGGGATACCGGCGCCGACAATGACCCCCATGGTGCCGATGGCGCCAACGACGCCGCCTCTGTGGCCGTACACCATCTTGCCGCCGGTGTAGGCAATCAGGAGGGGCAGCAGGTAGGTGATCATCGGGCCGACGAGGCCCACGTTCGGCGCGCCCTCGGCGTTGGTGCCGAAGCCGCCCAGGGCCGGTACGGGGATCCACCCCTTCTCGATGAAGAGGGCGGTGATGAGGCCCCAGGCGATGAACGCCCCGATGTTGGGCATGATCATTCCGGACAGGAACGTCCCGAACTTCTGGACGCCCACCCGCACGCTGGTACGGGGTTTCGCAACTGTCTCTGTTGCCATGTGATTTCCTAACCGTGATTCCTGCTGCTCCGCAGGACGATCCGATGATTTCGACGAGCTAGCTGGTGGAGCTGGTAGAGATTCGGTGGAGCCATTCGAGGAACAGCTTGAGTTCCGAGCTGGAGAGTTGGTCCGAGTGCGACGCCTGGAGAGCCGCGTTCAAGGCGATGGCCGCGACGACCACCGAGGATTTCCCGGAATTATCAGCCCCGTGGTCCCGGGCCTGCTCCGTGGAAACGGCGAAGATCATGGCATCACGGGTCATGGCGGACAGCTCGAGGTTCCGCTCCGGCGCCTTTTCCGCGATCAGCATGAGCGTCACGCCCACGTTGGCCGCCAGGATGCTCCTGGCCGCTTCCCGGGGCGGGACGTTGAGTTGGCCTGCGACGGCGGCCTTGTTCAGGAGCTCCTCCATGAGCGCCTCGGCATCGGCGACGATGACGGGGCGGCTCTCCGGACGGATATTTCCGAACATGACCAAATACAGTTCCGGTTGCTTGAGGCCGAACTGCACGTGCTTGTCCCACATCCGGCGGATATCTTCCAGCGGCTGCCCGGACGGCGCGAAGTCGCGTTCGTCCGCCACGTACTCCTCAAAACCTGCCGCGACGACCGCGTCGAACAGCCCTTCCTTGTCACCGAAGTGGTGGTAAAGGGTGGGGGCAGTCACCCCCGCCAGTTTGGTGATCTGGCGGGTGGAAACGGCGGCCCCGGCTGAGTTGGCCAGCAACTCGGCGGCTGCACGGAGCAGCCGCATTTTGGGCGGAAGCTGGCCATCGAAACTCATAACCGCTACCCTAGCACCTATAGCAACGCTATATGAAGTGCATCACATACAATTTTTTCAGGTGCCGCGATCCCCCGGCTGACGTAGCCGTCAGCCGGGTGCAGACATGGTCTAGCGGATCAGCGGCGGCGCCTGAACCGGCCCCGGCCACGGCAGAGAATGAGGACCTTCAGTGCAGAACTTCCCAGGCGTAGGCGTCAGCCCCGGCCGCATCATCGGCACCATCCGCCAGATGCCCAAACCGATCAGCGAACCCCCGGCGGGCGAACAACTGCCGGCCGGCGGCACGGCGGAGGAAGCCACGGCGGCGCTGAAAGCGGCCGCCAGGGCAGTCCACGACGAGCTCAAGGCCCGGTCCGAGACTGTCAGCGGGGACGGGAAGGCAGTCCTGGAGGCCACGGCACTCATGGCCACGGACACCATGCTCCTGAAGAGCGCCGCCAAGCTGATCGGCCGCGGGGCCTCCAACCAGCGGGCCATCTGGGAAGCCGGCGCCTCCGTCTCGGAGATGCTGCACAACCTGGGCGGCTACATGGCCGAGCGCGCTACCGACGTCCTGGACGTCCGCGCCCGGATCGTGGCCGAACTGCGGGGCGTGCCCGCCCCCGGCATCCCCACGTCCGCCACGCCGTTCATCCTCATCGCCGAGGACCTCGCACCCGCCGACACCGCGACCCTGGACCCGGAGAAGGTCCTGGCGCTGCTCACGGCCGGCGGTGGGCCGCAGTCGCACACCGCCATCATTGCCCGGTCCCTGGGCCTGCCCGCCGTCGTGGCCGCGGCCGGCGTCGACGAGCTCCCCGACGGGACCGAGGTGTACGTGGACGGCGCCGCCGGTTTGATCACGGTGGACCCGGGCGAATCCGAGCGCGCGGCCGCAGCCCACTGGGCGGCCACCGCCTCGCTGCTGGCCGACTTTGACGGCACGGGCGCGACGGCGGACGGTCACCTGGTGCCGCTCCTGGCCAACGTCGGCGGAGCCAAGGACGCCGTGGCAGCCGCCGCGCTGAACGCCCAGGGAGTGGGCCTCTTCCGCACCGAGTTCTGCTTCCTGGAACGAGACACCGAACCCACTGTGGACGAGCAGGCCGCCGCCTACAAGGGCGTCTTCGACGCCTTCCCAGGGAAAAAGGTGGTGCTCCGGACCCTCGACGCGGGAGCTGACAAGCCCCTGCCCTTCCTGACCGACGCCACCGAGCCCAACCCGGCCCTCGGCGTCCGCGGCTACCGGACCGACTTCACCACGCCAGGTGTACTGGAACGCCAGCTGCAGGCCATCGCCCGGGCGGAGCAGGAATCCGAAGCGGACGTTTGGGTCATGGCGCCGATGATTTCCACGGCCGAGGAAGCCGCCCGGTTCGCCGGGATGTGCACCGCGGCCGGGATCAAAACCCCCGGTGTCATGGTGGAGGTACCCTCCGCGGCCCTGACCGCCGAGGCCATCCTCCGCGAGGTCGGCTTCGCCAGCCTGGGCACCAACGACCTCACGCAGTACGCCATGGCGGCGGACCGCCAGCTCGGCCCGCTCGCGGCCCTGAACACCCCGTGGCAGCCCGCCGTGCTCCGGCTGGTCGGCCTGACGGTCGAGGGCTCCGCCGCGGAGGGCCACAACAAGCCGGTGGGTGTCTGCGGCGAGGCCGCAGCGGACCCTGCCCTCGCCGTCGTCCTCACCGGGCTGGGCGTCACCACACTGTCCATGACGGCGCGATCGATCGCGGCCGTGTCCGCCGTGCTCAAGACCGTCACCCTCGCCGAGGCGCAGGAGCTTGCCAAGCTGGCACTCTCCGCGCCCAGCGCGACGGAGGCGCGGGCATGGGTCCGGGAGAAGCTGCCGGTGCTTGAGGAGCTCGGGCTGTAGCGCGGCAGTTCGGCGGCGTAAGCCTCCACCCGGGGCGCTAGGATGCACTCCATGGCACTGATAGCTCCCCGGGTGACGGCCGGCCTTCCAGCCGAGGACGCGCAGAAACTCAAGTACGCCCTGAACGGCAGCGACGACATCACTGTTTTCGTGGACGGCACGGTGCATCGGCTGCCGCCGCAGGCGCGGGACGCCGTCGTCGATCTGCTCAGCCGGTTCAGCCGCGGCGAGGCGGTCACGGTCAGCAGCGTCGAGGAGATGCTCACCACCTCGAAGGCCGCGGAGCTGGCCGGTATCTCGCATACCTACCTGCGGAATATGACGGACCGGGGCGAAATCCCGGTGGAATACCGGGGCACGCACCGCCGCATCAGGCTGGCGGACATCATGGCCTGGCTTGAAACGCAGAAGAAGAACAGTACTGCCGACGGCGCCAGGGGAGCCGAGCATGACGGTGCCCCGGATGGTTCGTGAAGCCGTGATAAGGATCAAGCAACGATCCCGGCCCGGCGCGGAAACGCGGAGAAGGCCGGGGTTACGCTTGAATCGTGGGTAAGTTCAGAGGGTGGCACATCGTGGCTGGCATAGCCGCCATGGTGCTCACCGGCATCCTCGGAACCGCGATGGGCCTGAACAACACGGCCACTTTCATGTCCAGCTGTGTCGCCTTCGTGGCGGTCTCCATGTGGATGGACAGCAGGATTGCTCGCCGCAGGCGGGAAACGGCGCGCGAGGAGACGGCGCGGGAAACGGCGCGCCCGGACGCCGCCGGCGGGCCCGGACGCCGGTCCGCGACGGACCTTACCCTAGACGCCGACAGCCCCAAACGGGACGGCCACGGCGGCTAGCGTCCGCCCGCTAGATTCTGGGCCGTTCCGCCCAGCGCCGCGCCTTGAGCGCCGCGTGGAGTTCCAGCCGCACCATTCCCTTGAGCGGATCCACGCCCAGAAGCTGCCGGATCCGGCCGAGCCGGTTGTAGATGCTGCTCCGGTGCAGATGCAGTTTGTCGGCCACTTCCTGGACCGAGCCGTCGTTGTCATAGAACAGCTCGAGCACGGGCAGGAGTTCCCCGTTCCGGTCCTGGTCCTCCAGGAGGCGGAAGTAGACCGAGCCCGAATCCGCCCAGGCCCCTGCACCGCCCCCGGCTGAGGCCAGCAGCTGGTAGAGCCCGGTGGCGCGGGAGTCGACCAGTTCGCCCAGCTGGGGGTCCACCGCCGCGGCCTGCGCCGCCTGCCGGGACTCGCGGTACGCCTCGGGGAGGTCCCGTGGCTTGGTGAAGCCCTCGGACGTGCCGAGGATGATCCGGCGGACGGGCCGTCCGGAGCGTTTGGCGAGCTCCAGCTGGTAGTGGACGAGGACCTGGGCGTGGTTCGCCCGGCCGGTGGATTCCTGGAACAAGACAACGGCGTGGGTTTCGGTGCCGGCGCTGAACAGGGCCGCGTCCACGCCGATCGTGGCCTGCAGCGCGGCGGAGCGGTGGATCAGGGTGGAGGCGATGGGGTCCGATCCCTCGGCCCAGCCGTCGGCGTCGAGTACGGTCACAAGCTGCCAGGGCCCGCGTCCCTGCACTTCCTTCCAACCGGCCACGGCAGCGACCGCGTTGGACTCACCCCGGCAGGCGGCGAGGAATTCCTGCTCGCGGCGTCGACGGAACTCCGACTCCGCAGTGTTGGAATCCAGCAGCAAGGCGGAGAGCTGCTCCACCTCCCGGGCAACGTCAGGGAGGTGGGTCAGCACCGAAGTAGCACTGGGCTCCTCGGCGTCGAGCTGGACCCACAGGTAACCCACCCGGAAACCACGCACCAGCAGCGGCACGCAGACCCGGCCGAGCATTCCCAGCTCCTCGTTCGCCGGAACGACGACGGGGCGCACCGCCGTCGCGATCCCGTGCGAGAGCTGCCAGGCGCTGACATCCACCGGCACCCGCTTGCTGAGCAGGAAGTTCACCCTGACCCGGTCCGCATGCGACTGGTTGGAACTGTAGGCGAGCAGGAGCCCGTCTAGGTCCTCGAGCGAGAGGCCCCGGCCCAGCTTCAGCGCCACCTGCTCCACGAGCTGTTCCACGTCCTGCTGCTGCATCCTGCCAGACTACTGGGGAGAACGGACAGCAGGCGACACCTGACGTCCCCGGACTCGACAGTTGTCTATTGCCCGTTCGCAGAAACCGCGCAAATCCGCGGAACGCCCGCGATGCCGCCTGTCTGTCCTTGTCGCCTGCCTCACAGCGGGATTTATTCTGGAACTACGACATCCCGCACACCCCGGCCCACAAGGCCACCAGCACTGGAGCCAACAAAAATGATCATCGGTGTTCCCAAAGAGATCAAGAACAACGAATTCCGCGTCGCCATCACCGCTGCCGGCGTCCACGAGTTCCGCACGCACGGCCACTCGGTCCTGGTGGAGCGCGGTGCAGGCCTGGGCTCCGGCATCACGGACGAGGAATACGCCATCGCCGGCGCCGAGATCGTGGCTGAAGCCGACGACGTCTGGGCCCGCGCCGACATGGTGATGAAGGTCAAGGAGCCGATCAAAGCCGAGTACCACCGCTTCCGCAAAGGCCTGATCCTCTTCACCTACCTGCACTTGGCCGCCGAGCCGGAACTGACGCAGCAGCTCCTCAACGCCGGCGTCACCGCCATCGCCTACGAGACCGTCCAGGAGGGCCGAACCCTCCCGCTGCTGGCCCCGATGTCGGAGGTCGCCGGGCGCCTGTCCGTCCAGGTCGGCGCGACTTCGCTGATGGCTCCTGCCGGCGGCAAGGGAGTGCTGCTCGGCGGCGTCCCCGGCGTCCGCCCGGCCAAGGTGGTTGTCCTGGGCGCCGGCGTTGCCGGTACCAACGCCGCCGCGATGGCGCTGGGCCTCGGCGCCGATGTCACCATCCTGGACATCAACATCAACCGCCTGCGCGAACTCGATGCCCAGTACCAGGGGCGCCTGAAGACTGTCGCCTCCAACGCCTATGAGATCGAGAAGTCCGTGGTTGACGCCGACCTCGTGATCGGATCCGTGCTGATCCCGGGCGCCAAGGCACCCAAGCTGGTCACGAACGAGCTTGTCTCGCGGATGAAGCCCGGCTCCGTGCTGGTGGACATCGCCGTCGACCAGGGCGGCTGCTTCGAGGACACGCACCCCACCACGCACCAGGAGCCGACGTACAAGGTCCACAACACGATCTTCTACTGCGTAGCCAACATGCCCGGCGCCGTGCCGAACACCTCCACCTACGCGCTGACCAACGTCACGCTCCGCTACGCGGTCGCACTGGCCAACCTGGGCGTCAAGGCGGCCTTCGAGCGGGACCCCGCCCTGGCGGCTGGCCTCAACATCGCCGGCGGCAAGGTGGCGCACCGCTCCGTCTCCGAGGCGCACAACCTGCCCCTCGTGGCCGACTGGCACCAGCTGGTCTCCGCGTAACCAGCTGGTCTCCGCGTAACCAGCTGGTCTCCGCTCAACCGGCAGCATCGACTGCTCCGTAACCGCCCTTCTGGACCCCCAAAACGGCGGTAGCGGAGCAGTCGATCGCTGTTAAGCCAGCGCCCGGGCCGGCAGGGTTCCCTGGCCGACCTTGCGAAGCGAGGGGGCCGGTAGCGGAGCAGTCGATCGCTGTTTAGGCCAGCGCCCGGGCCTGCTCGATCAGCCGCAGGACTTCAACCGGGCCCGCCGGATCCACCGGGACAGGCCGCGCGGAGGCAGCACCGCCGTCGCTGATCTTCTCCGCCAGGATCCGGTAGAACTCCGGGTAGCCGCCCCGCTCGGTGGGCAGCCGGTCCAGGTGCCCGTCCCGGCCAAGCAATCCGGCCCAGTCCGGGTCCTCGACGCCGTATTCCTCGTCCAAGGGGCTGCCGCCGGCCACAATGTACGGTTCCTGCGGGTCGATGCCGTGTTTGGTGTAGGCGCCCTCGCTGCCCAGCAGCCGGAAGCGGGGCGCCTGCTGGGCGCAGAGCATGTTCATCCACAGATGGCTGAGGACGCCGGATTCGTGCCGCAGAGCCAGGAATACGTCGTCGTCGACCTTCTCCCCCGGGCGCCGCGCCTGGAGTTCCGCGTGGACCACCGTGGCCGGTCCGAAGAGTTCAAGCGCCTGGTCCAGCAGGTGCGTGCCGAGGTCGAACAGCACGCCGCCGCCGTCATCGGCTGTGGCGGACGCCTTCCAGGCTTTGGCGACATCGGGTGACCAGCGCTCAAAGCGTGATTCGAACCGCGAGACGACGCCAAGCCCGCCGCTGTCCAGCAGGCCGCGGACGGTGAGGAAGTCCCCGTCCCAGCGCCGGTTCTGGAAGACCGTGAGGACCCGGCCCAGCCGTTCGGCCAAGGCAATCAGTTCCTCCCCTTCCGCGCTGTGCACCGTGAAGGGCTTGTCGACGACGACGTCGAGCCCGGCTTCCAGCGCGGCCTTCGCTAGCGGGTAGTGAGTGGCCGGCGGCGTGCCGAGCACCAGCAAGTCCAGTTCACCGGCCAGTTCCAGGATGTCCGCCGGACTGTCGACGATTCTGGCCGCGGGATAGCTTGCGGACGCCGCGGCCTTCCGGCCGGCGTCGGACGTGGAGATGACGTCGAGGGAAAAGGCGGGGACGGCCGCGATCAGCGGCGCGTGGAAGACGCTGCCGGAGAGGCCGAAGCCGGCAACGGCGACACGAATGGGCCGGGAGGAATCTGTTGTCATGGCTCATACGCTACCCCTGGACGCCCACCCGATGCTCCCTCAGATTTCGCAACAAGTCAGGCGACGCTCCCCCGGAAGTTGAGGGAGCGTCGCCTGAAAAGCTGCTAAAGGTGAGAGAGCGTCGGAAGGGTTACTTCTTGACCCAGCCGAGGGTGGTCCAGTCCGGAACCTGGGACAGGCTCTGGAACAGGGACGGGCCGTAGTTGGCCAGTCCGGTGCGGGCGAAGGAGATCTGCGGGCCGTTCATCACGACACCCATCGAGAAGTACTTCTCCATGTGCTTCTTCTCTACTTCCATGGCCGCCTTGTTCCGCTCGGCGTTGTCCTCGATCGAGGCCAGCTTGGCGATCTCAGCGTCGAGTTCGGCGTCGCCGAGCTCGTTTTCGTTGGTCTTGGAATCGTAGAACTGCTTGACCGCGTCCGTGGCGTCAGAGCCGACCGTGTAGCCGGAGATGCTCAGGAAGAAGTCGCGGCTGCCGAGGACCTTGCCGAAGTCGGCAGAGGCACGCTGGTCGATTCCGACGTCCATGCCGCCGGCCTTGAGCTGGTTCTGCAGCGTCTGGGCAAAGGCCAGGGTGGTGGGGTCGTCGCCGAAGTTGCTGATCTTGAACGCAGCCGGGACGCCGTCCTTCTCCATGATGCCTGCGGCGTTGGCCGTGTAGCCGGCGTCGGTCAGGACCTTCTTGGCGGCGTCGCCGCCGGTCTCGGTCACGGGGTAGTTGTCCTGGTAGTACTCGGAGAAAGGCAGCAGCATCATCGATCCGGAGCTGGGCTCTTCCCAGTTCAGGCCGTTGAACCGGACCTTGCGGAGGGCCTCGCGGTCGACGGCCGTGAAGATGGCCTTGCGGATGGCGACGTCGGTCATCGGCGCCTTCTGGGCGTTGATGTTCAGGCCGCCGGCGAAGAGACGCTGGCCGCGGCGGATTTCCGAATCCTTGGTGCCGTCGAGCTGCTTGTACGGCGTGATGGTGTTGGCGGAAACGCCGTCGATCTCACCGTTCTTGAAGGCGGCGATGGCGGCGCTGCTCTCCAGCTGGCGGAAGACCACCTTCTCCAGGACGGGCTTGGTGCCCCACCACTTCTCGTTCTGGACGAGCGTGACGGTCTTGGCGGCGCTGTCGTACTGGTCGACCTTGAACGGGCCGGCCATCCACTCCGGGTGCATCTCGCCGGTGAATCCGGTGTTGAAGATCTCGGGGGTGTTCACGGCCGGGTGAACCAGGCCGAAGAAGAGGGATTCCAGCGGGTAGACCGGCTGGGTGGTCTTGACGATGACTTCTTTGTCGCTGCTGCCGGCCTCAACGGACTCAACAAACTCGTAGGCTCCGGAGCTGACGACGTCGTAGTCCTTGTTTTCGCCCTTGAGCACATTCCAGGTGTTTTGGAACGCCTTCACGTCGATCGGCGTGCCGTCGTTGTAGCTGGCTTTGTCATTGATCTTGATGGTGATGGTCTGCTTGCCATCCGTGATCTTGCTGTCCACCGACTCGCAGAAGTCTTTGTTCGGGGTGGCCTTGCCCACGAAGTCGAGCTTCCAGCAGCCGCCGATGCCGCCGCCGTTCACGGCGACCGGGTTTACCGGGACCATCAGGGCGGTGTTGTCCGCGCTGTTGCCGTTGTTGGAGAACCCGTTGAAGTCCGGCCCGATGTTGCCCAGCGGCAGCGTGACCGTGCCGCCCGGCTGCAGGTCCTTGACGTCCTTGGCGTTGATGCTGACGAGCTTGGTCAGATCACTGCCAGCATCCTGGCCCTTGCCGGCCTCCGGCCCCTGGGTGCCGCCGCCACCGCCACCGCAAGCGGTCAGCGCGAGCGCTGCCACGAGGGCGGTAACTCCGCCGATCTTGGTCAGATTCTTCATGGTGTTCCCTTCATTTCCTGGTGCGAGTTGTGATGCGTGGGTGGTTCGGTAAGTCAGGTGGGTTCGTGGACTACGAGCATGTCCGCGTCCAGTTCGCCGTCGGGGTAGAAGCAGGCGAATTGCTGGTCTGTGGGGCCGGCGGTGGTGGCCGCCGGGGCGGCTGCGGATTCCAGCCGCGGCTCAATGGTCAGGCATTTCTCCTGCTTCGCGGGCGGCAGCGCTGCGAAGACCGGGCACCGGGTGGCGAAGTTGCAGCCCTTGGGCGCATCGAGCGGCGACGGCAGGTCCCCCTGCAGGATGATGCGTTCGCGGGTGCGCTCCAGCTGCGGGTCCGGGACCGGGATCGCCGAGAGCAGTGCGCGCGTATAGGGGTGGCGCGGGTTGTCGAAGACGCTGGTGACCTCCCCGATCTCCACGATCTTGCCCAGGTACATCACGGCGACGCGGTTGGAGATGTGGCGCACCACGGACAGGTCGTGCGCCACCATCAGGTAGCTCAGCCCGAGCTCGGCGCGGAGCTGGTCCAGGAGGTTGATGACGCCGGCCTGCACGGACACGTCGAGGGCGGACACCGGCTCGTCAAGCACCACGAGCTTTGGATTCACGGCTAGGGCCCGGGCGATGCCGATGCGCTGCCGCTGGCCGCCGGAGAACTGGTTGGGAAAACGGTTGACGTGGTCCGGCTGAAGACCCACGAGTTCCATCAGCTCCAGGATCCGCTTCCGGATGGCGGGCTTGGCCATCCCGGCGTTTTCCAGCGGTTCGGCCAGCACCTCGTAGACCGTGAAGCGCGGGTCGAGGGCGCCGGTGGGGTCCTGGAACACCATCTGGAGTTCCTTGCGCATGGCGCTGCGGGTCCGGGAATCGGAGGCTTCCTTGTTGCTCAGCCCGCCGATCCTGACCTCACCGTCCTGGTCCTTGTGGAATTCCATGATTTCCAGCAGCGTGGTGGTTTTTCCGCAGCCGGATTCGCCGACGATGGAGAAGCACTCGCCCTCGCGGATGTCGAAGCTCAAGCCGTCCACGGCCTTCACGGTGCCGATCCGGCGCTTGATCAGGGCGCCCTTCATCAGCGGGAAATGCTTCTTGACGTCCTT
Encoded here:
- a CDS encoding ABC transporter family substrate-binding protein; this translates as MKNLTKIGGVTALVAALALTACGGGGGGTQGPEAGKGQDAGSDLTKLVSINAKDVKDLQPGGTVTLPLGNIGPDFNGFSNNGNSADNTALMVPVNPVAVNGGGIGGCWKLDFVGKATPNKDFCESVDSKITDGKQTITIKINDKASYNDGTPIDVKAFQNTWNVLKGENKDYDVVSSGAYEFVESVEAGSSDKEVIVKTTQPVYPLESLFFGLVHPAVNTPEIFNTGFTGEMHPEWMAGPFKVDQYDSAAKTVTLVQNEKWWGTKPVLEKVVFRQLESSAAIAAFKNGEIDGVSANTITPYKQLDGTKDSEIRRGQRLFAGGLNINAQKAPMTDVAIRKAIFTAVDREALRKVRFNGLNWEEPSSGSMMLLPFSEYYQDNYPVTETGGDAAKKVLTDAGYTANAAGIMEKDGVPAAFKISNFGDDPTTLAFAQTLQNQLKAGGMDVGIDQRASADFGKVLGSRDFFLSISGYTVGSDATDAVKQFYDSKTNENELGDAELDAEIAKLASIEDNAERNKAAMEVEKKHMEKYFSMGVVMNGPQISFARTGLANYGPSLFQSLSQVPDWTTLGWVKK